A window of Nodosilinea sp. PGN35 contains these coding sequences:
- a CDS encoding baseplate J/gp47 family protein, which translates to MPLDLPNLDDRTYDDLMQEALSLLPTYAPDWTNHNPSDPGITLIELFAYLTEMLLYRQNQVTNANKQAFLNLISGLESNEQKKFPQPLPETALNEAIREAIQQLRQSDRAVTSQDFEALAKQASPQVARTHCVPRRNLISDNPLAPESKPGHVSIVIVPQSGSPADDLLQTVTDYLEPRRLLTTKVHVVPPRYLAFRIQITVMVKPDARPAEVQRAAVQRLVDFFDPLKGGSGGSGWPFGRSIYVSEVYEQLDNVSGVDYVLRSQPGPGAPLLEEIAPLNAAEAHRRRLNRADQLVALALDTHELPSLRPDGVDITVRSPLRTTTSLTSGTTR; encoded by the coding sequence ATGCCCCTCGACCTCCCCAACCTCGACGATCGCACCTACGACGACCTCATGCAGGAGGCCCTGAGCCTGCTGCCGACCTACGCGCCAGATTGGACTAACCACAACCCCTCTGACCCCGGCATCACCCTGATTGAGCTATTTGCCTACCTGACAGAAATGCTGCTGTACCGGCAAAACCAGGTCACCAACGCCAACAAACAGGCTTTTTTGAATTTAATTAGCGGGCTGGAGTCCAACGAACAAAAGAAATTTCCGCAGCCGTTGCCAGAGACCGCCCTCAATGAGGCCATTCGGGAGGCCATTCAACAGCTGCGGCAGAGCGATCGCGCCGTCACCAGCCAGGATTTTGAAGCGCTGGCCAAGCAGGCCAGCCCCCAGGTGGCGCGCACCCACTGCGTACCGCGCCGCAATCTCATTTCAGACAATCCTCTGGCCCCTGAGTCCAAGCCTGGCCACGTGAGTATCGTGATCGTGCCCCAGAGCGGTTCGCCCGCCGACGATCTGCTGCAAACCGTGACAGACTACCTCGAACCCAGGCGGCTGTTGACCACCAAAGTGCACGTCGTGCCGCCGCGCTACCTTGCCTTTCGCATACAAATAACCGTCATGGTAAAACCCGACGCTCGCCCGGCGGAGGTGCAGCGGGCAGCTGTGCAGCGTTTGGTAGATTTTTTCGACCCCCTCAAGGGCGGCAGCGGCGGCAGCGGCTGGCCCTTTGGCCGCTCGATCTATGTTTCAGAAGTCTACGAGCAGCTAGACAATGTGTCAGGCGTAGACTACGTTTTGCGATCGCAGCCTGGCCCCGGAGCCCCCCTTTTAGAAGAAATTGCCCCGCTCAATGCGGCTGAAGCGCATCGCCGTCGCCTCAATCGGGCCGACCAGCTGGTGGCCCTGGCGTTAGATACCCACGAACTGCCCAGCCTGCGGCCCGATGGGGTCGATATTACGGTGCGATCGCCCCTCAGAACCACCACCTCCCTCACCTCAGGAACGACCCGATGA
- a CDS encoding phage tail protein, with protein sequence MNDPSPRLIDYLPALYQPADPTAEPPFLSRVLAAFEAVLLGRPDDTAFPAIGLENTLDRLDQLFDPMATPVDFLPWLASWAALSLRADVEITQQRKFIANIIPLYRRRGTKDNLQQLLAIFTQSIPEIQETEIGEFQIGVSSTVGRDTIVGGGIPHFFDVFINLPRISDATLRDRQIEIARALIELEKPAHTHYALIPRFPTMQIGVNSTVGVDTVLGTEVNS encoded by the coding sequence ATGAACGATCCCTCTCCCCGGCTGATCGACTATCTGCCCGCCCTCTATCAGCCCGCCGATCCAACCGCAGAGCCGCCGTTTCTCAGCCGGGTTTTAGCCGCCTTTGAAGCGGTGCTGCTCGGTCGCCCCGACGACACCGCCTTTCCCGCCATCGGCCTAGAAAACACCCTCGATCGCCTCGATCAGCTCTTTGATCCGATGGCCACCCCGGTGGATTTCCTCCCCTGGTTGGCCAGCTGGGCAGCCCTCAGTCTCAGAGCCGATGTAGAAATTACCCAGCAGCGCAAGTTTATTGCCAATATCATTCCCCTGTATCGCCGTCGCGGCACCAAAGACAACCTGCAACAGCTGTTGGCGATCTTTACCCAAAGTATTCCTGAAATTCAGGAGACAGAAATTGGCGAATTCCAGATCGGCGTTAGCTCTACGGTGGGCAGAGATACCATTGTCGGCGGCGGCATCCCCCACTTTTTTGACGTGTTTATCAACCTGCCTCGCATTAGCGACGCCACCCTGCGCGATCGCCAAATTGAAATTGCCCGCGCCCTGATCGAACTCGAAAAACCCGCCCACACCCATTACGCTCTAATCCCTCGATTCCCTACCATGCAAATTGGAGTGAATTCTACAGTCGGTGTAGACACTGTATTGGGCACCGAAGTCAACAGCTAA